A region from the Muribaculum gordoncarteri genome encodes:
- the porU gene encoding type IX secretion system sortase PorU — protein MIYVLVIATFMSERIYIVLRIVLAAVSLLSAPAVRAFAPDSYARHSVLSHGRWVKLKVMSEGMYRISLDDLERWGFHDVTRVSVYGYGAEPAGDALLESDYIDDLPQAPCEVTSRGLVFYARGAEGLTVSNGRYVMHKNGYTDAAYYFLGESEPAEPGRTGIPGAVNGVTSFTEVLSHEIDLVSPGATGHEMLGEDFRFQRSAEFVFDLTGKSDDNVWTGCRFAVKNVKGASTLALSVNGSGVSPVTSIAAGPNDSHQHYRIAEMSHDITVDGDVLTLGLDFSTKGQAALARLDRITVNYNRRLAMTDGVLTFSHSSLSLILEGVRDDTRIWDVTDARRFLKVDAAVSHGTAKWTASSRGLRRYVAWNPDADMKSPVLAGEVYNSDLHAMAVPDMVIFTPKRWSSYAESLAALHRNSSDNLDVAVVAAEDVYNEFASGAPDFNAFRRMLKMLWDRGGGSASAPSKLKYALMLGRGHHDHRRITASAQATGYPILPQWQSVDGSSDNTSYTTEDYLAFLLDGSGVNPGSDYHCIAVGRIPVTSDTEARMAVDKISAYINGDNDESDWKINMVMTADDGDNGEHTEQMERIYNQLMSTDDGGREMLYHKVYVDASPLVDKVAVEAHDRMMRLLGRGTCWWWFVGHATTYSWTGEGLLTADDIRDMNLRRQPLLFAATCDFLRWDADGQSGAELLFMKPGGIIGAVAATRPVYMTYNRDLTIATARMMTRRDESGELLPVGEVMRRAKNELTSPSDVNKLRYVLLGDPALRPAGASFRAVLDSIAGQAVHPDSQVTVKGRQQLVMKGRITDSRGRIVSSFNGVVNSTIYDAEYSTITEGRNDGKQVIFEQQGDRLWTGRDTVVNGHFSINVTMPGEISSNFRHAALSMTALSVDGRDASGVNRDFYVYGYDETAIADEEPPVIELFGLNGEDFVDGQTVNESPMVIARVTDNVGINISNAGIGHQMSLMLDGNKACPDVPHYYSPGSDGGRSGTIAYPLSGLSPGRHTLRLRVWDTSNNMAESTVSFKVVKGLAPDIVELYTDANPAVDMVKFYIRHNRPDAMLQVKLTVYDLSGRTVWSTRQNGRSDMFVTAPIVWNLSDNGGGRVSHGLYIYKVTISADGGSETSATRKLAVAPR, from the coding sequence ATGATTTACGTTTTAGTGATAGCAACGTTTATGTCGGAGCGCATATACATAGTATTACGGATCGTGCTTGCCGCGGTGTCGCTTTTGTCGGCGCCGGCGGTAAGGGCTTTTGCGCCCGACAGTTACGCCCGACATTCGGTGCTGTCACATGGCCGGTGGGTCAAGTTGAAGGTCATGTCGGAGGGCATGTATCGCATAAGCCTTGACGACCTTGAGCGGTGGGGATTCCACGATGTGACGCGCGTGAGCGTCTACGGTTACGGTGCCGAACCGGCAGGTGACGCACTTTTGGAGTCGGATTACATCGACGACCTTCCGCAAGCTCCGTGTGAGGTTACATCCCGCGGTCTTGTGTTCTATGCGCGGGGAGCCGAGGGGCTTACGGTGTCGAATGGGCGTTATGTCATGCACAAGAACGGCTACACCGATGCTGCCTATTACTTCCTTGGAGAATCGGAACCCGCTGAGCCCGGCAGGACGGGGATTCCCGGAGCAGTCAACGGCGTCACTTCGTTTACCGAGGTGTTGTCGCATGAAATCGACCTGGTGTCGCCCGGTGCCACGGGACATGAAATGCTCGGAGAGGATTTCCGGTTTCAACGGAGTGCCGAATTTGTATTTGATCTCACAGGAAAGTCAGATGACAACGTGTGGACGGGTTGCCGGTTTGCAGTGAAAAATGTGAAGGGAGCTTCGACATTGGCATTAAGCGTCAACGGGTCGGGAGTGTCGCCCGTCACCTCGATTGCCGCGGGGCCCAATGACAGTCACCAACACTACCGCATAGCCGAAATGTCGCATGACATAACCGTTGATGGCGATGTGCTGACGCTCGGCCTCGACTTCTCGACCAAAGGTCAGGCGGCACTGGCGCGCCTCGACCGCATAACGGTCAACTATAACCGCAGGCTGGCGATGACCGACGGTGTGCTGACATTCAGCCACTCGTCACTGTCGTTGATTCTTGAGGGCGTGCGTGACGATACGCGTATATGGGATGTGACCGATGCGCGTCGGTTCTTGAAAGTTGACGCTGCTGTGTCGCATGGAACGGCCAAGTGGACAGCCTCAAGCAGGGGATTGCGGCGATATGTCGCATGGAATCCCGATGCCGACATGAAGTCGCCGGTACTCGCCGGTGAGGTATATAACAGCGACCTCCATGCCATGGCGGTGCCCGATATGGTGATTTTCACCCCTAAGCGTTGGTCGAGTTATGCCGAATCGCTTGCCGCCCTGCACCGTAACTCGTCAGACAACCTTGATGTGGCTGTGGTGGCCGCCGAGGATGTCTACAATGAGTTTGCCTCGGGAGCTCCTGACTTCAATGCCTTCAGGCGTATGCTTAAGATGCTGTGGGATCGCGGAGGGGGTAGTGCGTCTGCTCCGAGCAAGCTGAAGTATGCGCTCATGTTGGGGCGCGGACATCATGACCACCGGCGCATAACGGCCTCGGCTCAGGCGACGGGCTATCCTATACTTCCGCAGTGGCAGAGTGTCGACGGGTCGTCGGACAACACTTCCTATACCACCGAGGACTATCTCGCATTTCTGCTCGACGGGTCGGGCGTGAATCCGGGAAGTGACTATCACTGTATAGCAGTGGGGCGCATTCCCGTCACATCGGACACGGAGGCGCGCATGGCGGTCGATAAGATTTCGGCCTACATCAACGGCGACAACGACGAGAGCGATTGGAAGATAAACATGGTAATGACAGCCGATGACGGTGACAACGGAGAGCATACCGAGCAGATGGAGCGGATATACAATCAATTGATGTCGACTGACGACGGCGGCCGTGAGATGCTCTATCACAAGGTGTATGTGGATGCGTCGCCGCTTGTCGACAAAGTAGCCGTGGAAGCTCACGACAGGATGATGAGGCTGCTTGGCAGGGGTACTTGCTGGTGGTGGTTTGTAGGTCACGCCACAACCTACTCATGGACTGGTGAGGGGCTGCTTACAGCCGATGACATACGTGACATGAACCTGCGCCGTCAGCCGCTGCTTTTTGCTGCTACGTGTGACTTCCTGCGATGGGATGCCGACGGACAGTCGGGTGCCGAACTGCTGTTCATGAAGCCCGGAGGAATAATAGGAGCGGTGGCTGCCACCCGTCCTGTCTACATGACCTATAACCGTGACCTGACGATTGCCACGGCGAGGATGATGACGCGACGCGACGAGTCAGGCGAGCTGCTTCCCGTGGGTGAGGTCATGCGCCGTGCCAAGAACGAACTCACCTCGCCGAGCGATGTCAACAAACTGCGTTACGTACTGCTCGGCGATCCGGCGTTACGCCCTGCCGGTGCCTCTTTCAGGGCGGTGCTCGACTCTATTGCGGGGCAGGCTGTACATCCCGATTCGCAAGTGACGGTGAAAGGGCGTCAGCAGCTCGTTATGAAAGGACGCATCACCGATAGCCGAGGACGCATTGTGTCATCGTTTAACGGAGTTGTCAATTCAACCATATATGACGCTGAATACAGCACCATCACCGAGGGGCGCAACGATGGAAAGCAGGTGATTTTCGAGCAACAGGGCGACCGGTTGTGGACGGGGCGTGACACTGTTGTAAACGGACATTTCAGCATAAACGTGACCATGCCGGGTGAAATATCGTCAAATTTCCGTCATGCGGCATTGAGCATGACGGCCCTGTCGGTCGACGGCCGCGATGCTTCGGGGGTGAACCGTGACTTCTATGTCTACGGTTATGACGAAACGGCGATTGCCGATGAGGAGCCCCCGGTAATTGAGTTGTTCGGACTGAATGGCGAGGATTTTGTCGACGGACAGACGGTCAACGAGTCGCCCATGGTCATTGCACGTGTCACCGACAATGTGGGCATCAACATATCCAATGCAGGAATAGGTCACCAGATGTCGCTGATGCTTGACGGCAACAAGGCATGTCCCGATGTTCCCCACTACTATAGTCCGGGAAGTGACGGCGGTCGCAGCGGAACGATAGCCTATCCGCTTTCGGGACTGTCGCCCGGTCGTCACACTCTCAGGCTGCGGGTGTGGGACACCTCCAACAATATGGCCGAGTCGACTGTTTCGTTCAAGGTGGTCAAGGGACTTGCTCCCGACATTGTTGAGCTGTACACCGATGCCAATCCGGCAGTGGATATGGTCAAGTTTTACATACGCCACAATCGACCTGATGCGATGTTACAAGTAAAGCTGACGGTATATGACCTGTCGGGACGCACGGTGTGGAGCACACGCCAGAACGGGCGCAGCGACATGTTTGTCACGGCTCCTATCGTTTGGAATCTTTCGGATAACGGCGGCGGACGCGTTTCCCATGGCCTTTATATCTACAAGGTGACAATCAGTGCCGACGGCGGCAGCGAAACTTCGGCAACACGCAAGCTCGCCGTAGCTCCACGTTGA
- a CDS encoding S41 family peptidase, which translates to MKNRRNSLLSRLAVVATIVIVAMSTIAATRSNKGEIARNLDIFNALYKELQTNYVDSIDAEKSINIAIAAMLNDIDPYTEYYGASDQEDLTMMTSGEYAGIGSMIVEMPGKGVFISEPYEGSPAQKAGLKPGDLILKIDNDSVIGWHSSQVSEKLKGQPGTKLQVTVKRPYVADSIKTFDLTRRKIQLPAVPYYGVLKDNIGYIYLTSFTDKAASEVKDALVELKKNPNVKSIVLDLRGNRGGLLEAAVKIVGLFVPKNTEVLRTRGKGLLNEKVYKTTSAPVDTEIPLAVLIDGGSASSSEITAGALQDLDRAVIMGARSYGKGLVQTTRPLPYDGMLKVTIAKYYIPSGRLIQAIDYSHRNPDGSVARIPDSLTNVFTTIHGREVRDGGGITPDVKIDYGEVNRLTYNIVSDNWAFNYATKYAAEHPEIAAAEDFVITDSIFNDFKSFIDPDKFNYDKVCESMLAALKSTAEIEGYMNDSTKAEFAVLEGLLKHNLSHDLDNNREDIEGILAGEIVKRYYYQKGQVIETLKRDVTIDSAEVILNDKARYNAILSPATKKNS; encoded by the coding sequence ATGAAGAATCGTCGTAATTCACTGTTGAGCCGCCTTGCAGTCGTGGCTACCATCGTGATTGTCGCAATGTCAACTATCGCGGCGACACGGAGCAATAAGGGAGAAATAGCTCGTAATCTTGACATTTTCAACGCCTTATACAAGGAGTTGCAGACCAACTACGTAGACTCTATCGATGCCGAGAAGTCGATCAACATCGCCATTGCGGCCATGCTTAACGACATCGACCCCTATACCGAGTACTACGGAGCAAGCGACCAAGAGGATCTGACCATGATGACCTCGGGCGAATACGCCGGTATTGGCTCCATGATTGTGGAGATGCCCGGAAAGGGAGTGTTCATTTCCGAGCCCTACGAAGGCAGTCCGGCCCAGAAAGCGGGATTGAAGCCCGGCGACCTCATTTTAAAAATCGACAACGACTCGGTTATCGGATGGCACAGCTCGCAAGTCAGCGAAAAGCTGAAGGGCCAGCCCGGCACAAAACTTCAGGTAACCGTGAAGCGACCCTATGTCGCCGACTCGATAAAGACATTCGACCTCACCCGACGCAAGATTCAGTTGCCGGCAGTGCCCTACTACGGAGTGCTGAAGGACAACATAGGCTACATCTACCTCACCTCATTTACCGACAAGGCTGCAAGCGAAGTGAAGGACGCACTTGTGGAGCTTAAGAAAAATCCTAATGTGAAGTCGATAGTGCTCGACCTGCGCGGCAACCGCGGAGGCTTGCTCGAAGCGGCTGTAAAGATTGTGGGCCTCTTTGTCCCCAAGAACACCGAAGTTCTGCGCACCCGTGGCAAAGGCCTTCTTAACGAAAAGGTGTATAAGACCACATCGGCTCCTGTCGACACTGAAATTCCGCTGGCCGTACTCATCGACGGGGGTTCGGCTTCCAGCTCTGAAATAACGGCAGGCGCCCTTCAGGACCTCGACCGCGCCGTAATCATGGGAGCACGCTCCTATGGCAAAGGTCTTGTGCAGACCACCCGCCCTCTGCCCTACGACGGAATGCTTAAGGTTACAATCGCCAAATACTACATCCCCAGCGGACGCCTCATCCAGGCCATCGACTACAGCCATCGCAACCCCGACGGCTCGGTGGCACGCATTCCCGACTCGCTCACCAATGTATTCACCACCATCCATGGTCGTGAAGTGCGCGACGGCGGAGGCATAACCCCCGATGTAAAAATCGACTACGGCGAAGTCAACCGATTGACCTACAACATCGTCAGCGACAACTGGGCGTTCAATTACGCCACAAAGTATGCTGCCGAGCATCCCGAAATCGCCGCTGCCGAGGACTTTGTCATCACCGACTCGATTTTCAATGACTTCAAGTCATTTATCGACCCCGACAAGTTCAACTACGACAAGGTGTGCGAGTCGATGCTTGCCGCACTGAAGTCGACAGCCGAAATCGAAGGCTACATGAACGACTCCACCAAGGCTGAGTTTGCCGTACTCGAAGGCTTGCTGAAGCACAACCTCAGCCACGACCTCGACAACAACCGCGAGGACATCGAAGGCATTCTGGCAGGCGAAATCGTAAAGCGTTACTACTACCAGAAGGGACAGGTGATCGAAACCCTCAAGCGCGATGTCACAATCGACTCAGCCGAAGTAATCCTTAATGACAAAGCTCGTTACAACGCCATACTCTCTCCTGCTACAAAGAAGAATTCATAG
- a CDS encoding L-serine ammonia-lyase, with protein MKSIKELYRIGTGPSSSHTMGPRYAAQQFAARNPGASTYRVTLYGSLAATGKGHMTDRAIIDTLSPTAPVEIVWQPQIFLPFHPNGMLFEALDSEGNVTSNWTVFSVGGGQLAEEGETPTASDDVYHMNTLTEILDWCQRTGRSYWEYVEECEGPEIWDYLAKVWDTMCKSVERGLDREGVLPGPLHLPRRAATYYVRASGYKSNLQSRGLVFSYALAVSEENASGGEIVTAPTCGSCGVVPAVLYHLKKSRDFSEARIYRALATAGLIGNIVKHNASIAGAEVGCQGEVGVACAMAAAAANQLFGGSPAQIEYAAEMGLEHHLGMTCDPVCGLVQIPCIERNAYAAARALDANLYSAFTDGGHRVSFDRVVEVMKQTGHDLPSIYKETGEGGLARDYEITE; from the coding sequence ATGAAGAGCATAAAAGAACTTTATAGAATAGGAACCGGACCGTCGAGCAGCCACACGATGGGCCCGCGTTATGCCGCTCAACAGTTTGCCGCCCGCAATCCCGGAGCATCGACATATCGTGTCACGCTTTACGGCAGTCTTGCAGCTACCGGAAAGGGTCACATGACCGATCGTGCCATAATCGACACATTAAGTCCTACCGCACCGGTGGAGATAGTGTGGCAGCCTCAGATATTCCTGCCGTTCCATCCCAACGGAATGCTTTTTGAAGCCCTTGACAGCGAGGGTAACGTTACTTCCAACTGGACGGTGTTCAGTGTGGGAGGCGGACAGCTTGCCGAAGAGGGAGAAACTCCTACAGCGAGCGATGATGTGTATCACATGAACACCCTTACCGAGATACTCGACTGGTGTCAGCGCACAGGCCGTTCCTACTGGGAATATGTAGAGGAGTGTGAAGGCCCTGAAATATGGGATTATCTTGCCAAGGTGTGGGACACCATGTGCAAGAGTGTCGAGCGCGGCCTCGACCGCGAAGGTGTGCTGCCCGGCCCGCTGCATCTTCCGCGACGCGCAGCCACCTACTATGTGCGCGCATCGGGTTATAAATCCAATCTTCAGTCACGCGGACTGGTGTTCTCCTACGCCCTTGCGGTGTCGGAGGAGAACGCTTCGGGAGGAGAGATCGTGACGGCACCGACCTGCGGATCGTGCGGAGTAGTGCCGGCAGTGCTTTACCATCTTAAAAAGAGCCGTGACTTCTCGGAGGCGCGTATATACCGTGCGCTTGCTACAGCCGGACTCATAGGCAACATCGTTAAGCACAATGCGTCGATAGCCGGCGCCGAGGTGGGCTGTCAGGGCGAAGTGGGCGTAGCATGCGCCATGGCGGCAGCGGCTGCCAATCAGCTGTTTGGGGGCAGTCCCGCTCAGATAGAGTATGCGGCCGAGATGGGTCTTGAGCATCATCTCGGTATGACATGCGACCCTGTGTGCGGCCTTGTCCAGATTCCGTGCATCGAACGTAACGCCTACGCAGCCGCACGTGCGCTTGATGCAAACCTCTATTCGGCATTTACCGACGGCGGGCACCGGGTGTCATTTGACCGCGTGGTCGAGGTGATGAAGCAAACCGGCCATGACCTGCCTTCGATATACAAGGAAACAGGCGAAGGCGGTCTTGCCCGTGACTACGAAATAACGGAATAA
- a CDS encoding potassium channel family protein gives MRISDRDKRILRTSLYVLVLLLSLALIVYISIDTFTNVNFLENRNYMRFQLLVCVVFMIDFFVELALADDKWKYVRRHWFFFLLSIPYLNIIEMFNISFSHQELYFIRFIPLARGALALSIVIGYMTTNRISSLLMSYIVILLSVIYFASLIFLEKEQPVNNMVPNYGAALWWACMDATTIGSNIYPVTVVGKILAVILAGMGMMMFPLFTVYVTNMVQRYNKKHFPKIFQSEFDDRHIEPGSE, from the coding sequence ATGAGAATATCGGATAGGGATAAGCGAATATTAAGGACTTCACTCTATGTGTTAGTGCTGCTGTTGTCGCTGGCTTTGATCGTATACATATCGATAGACACATTCACCAACGTAAACTTCCTTGAAAACAGGAATTACATGAGATTTCAGCTCCTGGTGTGTGTCGTGTTCATGATTGACTTCTTTGTGGAGCTTGCCCTTGCCGACGACAAGTGGAAATATGTGCGCCGACACTGGTTTTTCTTTCTGCTGTCGATACCCTATCTTAACATAATAGAGATGTTCAATATAAGCTTCTCGCATCAGGAGCTATATTTTATAAGATTCATCCCTCTTGCACGAGGAGCGTTGGCATTGTCGATAGTGATAGGCTATATGACGACCAACCGCATCTCCTCGCTGTTGATGTCATATATCGTAATATTGCTGTCGGTAATATATTTCGCCAGCCTTATATTCCTTGAGAAGGAGCAACCGGTCAACAACATGGTGCCCAATTACGGAGCGGCGCTGTGGTGGGCGTGCATGGATGCTACGACCATAGGAAGCAACATATATCCCGTTACGGTTGTGGGAAAGATACTCGCCGTAATACTCGCCGGCATGGGCATGATGATGTTCCCGTTATTCACGGTCTATGTCACCAACATGGTGCAGCGTTACAACAAGAAGCACTTCCCGAAGATATTCCAGTCGGAATTTGACGACCGTCACATAGAACCGGGATCGGAGTAG
- the mfd gene encoding transcription-repair coupling factor, which translates to MDLKQLCEKILTPGRREAVESAVNDNSCRRISLYGLAGSSAPMLMSALPSRGRPMLVIGDSLDDAGYLYHDLSRVLGESAVLMFPSGYKRSIKYGQVDPPSQIMRTEVLNHWFDDPSLRYVVTYPEALAEHVATRDTIEAHTLQLAVGSTVDLAETEKWLRENGFQEVDYVYDPGHFAVRGSILDIYGYSCEEPFRIDFFGDEIESIRTFNIETQLSESKHDRISITSNVSQQGKGESLLDYIPADTPLWVRDADYTLQRIEAIATETFSDSALIADEGDKDALKHVVEPDRFAESLNNMRQIRFSAAANADAEASAAIDFGCTPQGIYHKNFDLISDSLLKFIGDGYTVYILSDSEKQIERLRAIFEDRGDDIKFTPVISTIHEGFVDHVTKACIFTDHQIFDRFHKYNLKSDRSRSGKLALSLKELGQIEVGDYVVHVDHGVGRFGGLIRTEVNGRMQEMIKLVYLNNDILLVSIHSLHKLAKYRGKEGVEPRINRLGSGAWGKMKERTKSKLKDIARDLIKLYAARKDEKGFAYSPDSYLQQELEASFIYEDTPDQLTATQAVKNDMESARPMDRLICGDVGFGKTEIAIRAAFKAATDNKQTAVLVPTTVLAYQHFNTFKNRLKEFPVRVDYLSRARSAKEVKQIKADLAEGKIDILIGTHKLIGKDIKFKDLGLLIVDEEQKFGVAVKEKLKQMKVNVDTLTMSATPIPRTLQFSLMGARDLSAITTPPANRYPILTSVNAINDDIMLEAVNFEMSRNGQVFIVNHRIEGLYELEAMINRLVPDARTIVAHGQMPPEKLEKAIIDFANHDYDVLLATTIIESGIDMPNVNTIVINNAQNFGLSELHQLRGRVGRSSRKAFCYLLVPPHIPLNPVARRRLQAIESFSELGSGIHIAMQDLDIRGAGNLLGAEQSGFIADLGYETYQRILKEAVLELKNEEFSDTLTPDDSSDGQEFVADCVIESDMELLLPPEYVPQESERISLYKELDGIERELDLQQFKLHLEDRFGKIPKETAELLRIPRLRYLARRLGIEKVVLKQGSMYIYFVDDNNKAYYQSPMFGRLLNFLQANPRRCRIREKNGRRSFAIADVPTVEEAVALLNNVLSLETI; encoded by the coding sequence ATGGACCTGAAGCAGTTATGTGAAAAGATTCTCACTCCCGGCCGGCGTGAAGCGGTCGAGAGTGCCGTAAATGACAACTCTTGCCGCCGCATTTCCCTGTATGGACTTGCCGGGTCATCGGCACCAATGTTAATGTCGGCCCTCCCCTCCCGGGGGAGGCCGATGCTTGTTATAGGCGATTCGCTCGATGACGCCGGCTACCTCTATCACGACTTGTCACGCGTGCTTGGCGAGAGCGCGGTGCTCATGTTTCCATCGGGCTACAAGAGGTCGATAAAATACGGGCAGGTCGACCCGCCGTCGCAGATTATGCGCACCGAAGTGCTCAACCACTGGTTTGACGACCCTTCGCTGCGCTATGTCGTCACCTATCCCGAGGCACTTGCCGAGCATGTGGCGACCCGCGACACCATCGAGGCTCACACCCTGCAGCTTGCCGTAGGCTCCACCGTTGACCTCGCCGAAACCGAGAAGTGGCTTCGTGAAAATGGATTCCAGGAGGTTGACTACGTGTACGACCCCGGCCATTTCGCAGTCCGCGGCTCCATTCTCGACATCTACGGCTACAGTTGCGAAGAGCCTTTCCGCATCGACTTTTTCGGCGACGAAATCGAGTCGATACGCACATTCAACATCGAAACACAGCTCTCGGAGTCAAAGCACGACCGCATATCGATTACATCCAATGTCTCACAGCAGGGCAAAGGCGAGTCGCTTCTTGACTACATTCCTGCCGACACACCGCTGTGGGTGCGCGATGCCGACTATACCTTGCAGCGCATCGAGGCTATTGCAACTGAAACATTCAGCGACAGCGCCCTGATAGCCGACGAGGGCGACAAGGACGCTCTCAAGCATGTAGTCGAGCCCGACCGGTTTGCCGAGTCGCTCAACAACATGCGCCAGATTCGATTCTCGGCGGCAGCCAACGCCGATGCCGAAGCTTCGGCCGCAATCGATTTCGGCTGTACGCCGCAGGGCATCTACCACAAGAATTTTGACCTCATCAGCGATTCACTGCTGAAGTTCATCGGCGACGGTTACACCGTCTACATTCTCAGCGACTCCGAAAAGCAGATAGAGCGACTGCGTGCCATATTTGAGGACCGGGGCGACGACATAAAGTTCACTCCCGTCATCTCTACAATCCATGAAGGATTTGTCGACCACGTGACCAAGGCATGTATATTCACCGACCATCAGATATTTGACCGATTCCACAAGTATAATCTGAAGAGCGACCGCTCCCGCTCGGGAAAACTTGCACTGTCGCTCAAGGAGCTTGGTCAGATAGAGGTCGGCGACTATGTGGTCCATGTCGACCACGGCGTGGGCCGTTTCGGCGGACTCATACGCACCGAGGTAAACGGTCGCATGCAGGAGATGATAAAACTCGTCTACCTCAACAACGACATTCTCCTGGTGAGCATCCACTCGCTGCACAAGCTTGCCAAGTACCGTGGCAAGGAGGGCGTGGAACCGCGCATCAACCGCCTCGGTTCGGGCGCGTGGGGCAAGATGAAGGAGCGCACCAAGAGCAAGCTGAAGGACATTGCTCGCGACCTCATCAAACTCTATGCCGCGCGAAAGGACGAAAAAGGATTTGCCTATTCACCCGACAGCTATCTGCAGCAGGAACTTGAAGCATCGTTCATCTATGAGGACACCCCCGACCAGCTGACGGCCACACAGGCGGTTAAAAACGACATGGAGTCGGCGCGGCCGATGGACCGCCTTATATGCGGCGATGTGGGATTCGGCAAAACGGAGATTGCAATACGCGCCGCCTTCAAGGCCGCGACCGACAACAAGCAGACAGCCGTCCTTGTACCCACTACGGTGCTCGCCTATCAGCACTTCAACACATTCAAGAATCGATTGAAAGAGTTTCCCGTGCGTGTCGACTATCTCTCGCGAGCTCGAAGTGCAAAGGAGGTGAAACAGATAAAGGCCGACCTTGCCGAAGGCAAAATCGACATTCTCATAGGCACTCACAAGCTCATTGGCAAGGACATCAAATTCAAAGACCTCGGACTGCTGATCGTCGACGAGGAGCAGAAGTTTGGTGTCGCCGTAAAGGAAAAGCTGAAGCAGATGAAGGTCAATGTCGACACACTCACCATGTCGGCCACCCCCATTCCGCGCACCCTGCAGTTCTCGCTGATGGGAGCCCGCGACCTGTCGGCCATAACCACTCCCCCCGCCAACCGTTACCCCATACTCACCTCGGTCAACGCTATAAACGACGACATAATGCTTGAAGCCGTCAACTTCGAGATGTCGCGCAACGGACAGGTGTTTATCGTCAACCACCGCATCGAGGGGCTATATGAACTGGAGGCTATGATAAACCGGCTCGTACCCGACGCACGCACAATCGTAGCCCACGGACAGATGCCGCCCGAGAAACTTGAGAAGGCCATAATCGACTTCGCCAACCACGACTACGATGTGCTCCTCGCGACTACTATAATCGAGTCGGGCATCGACATGCCCAATGTCAACACAATCGTCATCAACAACGCTCAGAACTTCGGATTGAGCGAGTTGCATCAGCTTCGCGGACGAGTGGGACGCAGCTCCCGCAAGGCTTTCTGCTATCTTCTTGTGCCGCCTCACATTCCGCTAAATCCCGTTGCGCGTCGACGGTTGCAGGCCATTGAGAGTTTCAGCGAACTTGGCAGCGGCATCCACATCGCCATGCAGGACCTCGACATAAGGGGTGCCGGAAACCTTCTCGGAGCCGAACAGTCGGGATTCATTGCCGACCTCGGTTATGAAACCTACCAGCGCATATTGAAGGAGGCCGTGCTTGAACTTAAAAACGAGGAGTTCTCCGACACTCTCACGCCCGACGACTCGAGCGACGGACAGGAATTTGTGGCCGACTGCGTGATCGAAAGCGACATGGAGCTGTTGCTTCCGCCCGAATATGTGCCTCAGGAGAGCGAACGCATAAGCCTCTACAAGGAGCTCGACGGCATAGAGCGCGAACTCGACCTTCAGCAATTCAAGCTTCATCTTGAGGACCGATTCGGCAAGATTCCCAAGGAAACAGCCGAACTGTTGCGCATCCCGCGTCTGCGTTACCTGGCCCGAAGGCTCGGAATCGAGAAAGTAGTGCTGAAACAGGGATCAATGTACATCTACTTTGTCGACGACAACAACAAGGCCTACTACCAGTCGCCTATGTTTGGCCGACTGCTCAACTTCCTGCAAGCTAATCCGCGACGCTGTCGCATACGCGAAAAAAACGGCCGTCGCAGTTTTGCGATAGCCGATGTGCCTACTGTCGAGGAAGCCGTAGCCCTGCTCAACAACGTGTTGTCGCTTGAAACCATATAA